Genomic segment of Panthera leo isolate Ple1 chromosome B2, P.leo_Ple1_pat1.1, whole genome shotgun sequence:
TTCACACCAGAGGGTCCACAATTACGAGAAACCTTATAAATGCAGCAAATGCGAGAAGAGCTTCTGGCATCACTTAGCCCTCTCGGGACACCAGAGGACACACGCAGGTAAAAAATTCTATACCTGTGACATCTGTGGCAAGAATTTCGGCCAGAGCTCCGACCTGCTTGTCCACCAGCGAAGCCATACAGGCGAGAAGCCGTATCTGTGTAGCGAGTGTGACAAATGCTTCAGTCGAAGCACGAACCTCATAAGGCACCGAAGAACTcacacgggcgagaagccgtTTAAGTGTCTGGAGTGTGAAAAGGCTTTTAGTGGGAAGTCAGACCTCATCAGCCACCAGAGAACTCATACTGGCGAAAGGCCCTATAAATGCAACAAGTGTGAGAAAAGTTACCGACACCGTTCAGCCTTCATTGTTCATAAAAGAGTTCACACTGGGGAGAAGCCCTACAAGTGTGGCGCCTGTGACAAGTGCTTTGGCCAGAAATCAGACCTTATTGTACATCAGAGAGTCCATACGGGCGAGAAGCCGTATAAGTGCTTGGAGTGCATGAGAAGCTTTACGCGGAGCGCTAACCTGATCAGGCATCAGGCAACTCACACTCACACTTTCAAATGCCTCGAATATGAGAAAAGCTTCAGCTGTGGCTCAGACCTTATCGtgcatcagagaattcacatGGACGAGAAACCGCCCCAGTGGTCTACATGTGAGGGTGGCTTCCTCCTAGGCATGGACTTCGTGGCCCAGCAGAAAATGCGAACTCAGACCGAAGAGCTGCGTTATAAGTACAGCGTGTGCGATAAAAGCTTCCACCAGAGCCCAGCCCTTCTGCAACATCAGACAATCCACATCGGTGAAAAACCGTATATCTGTAATATGGGTGACAAGGGTCTTGAGCTCAGCCCTCCCCATGCATCCGAAGCCTCACAGATGTCTTGATCAGACAGGGAGTTCTAATCCCATAGAAGGTGTATGTACGCGTCCGAGAACTCATAAGATAAAGGACTCTGGGCGAATCTCAGACTTTCCTCGGAGCTCAGACTTCCGTGGGGACCAGAGAATGCAACTGTGGGAAGTTGAGAAATGGTTTGCCCAGAGAGCTACCCTAGCAGGACACTTTTATCAGTCACTCGAgtgagaaaccttacaaatgccCTGAGTTTTGGAAAACCCGTAGTCCAGGCTCACAGCTGATCACCCACGAGGGGATTCGTACAGGTGGGAGACCTTGCAAATGCAGTGAGTGTGAGAGAACTTTCTAGCGGTGCCCGCCCCCCCTCATCCCACGAGAATTCACACCAGAGGACTTTCTAAATGCTCTCCGTGTCAACAGAGCTTCAGACAGTACGCACATCGCATCGGATGTCAGAAAGCCCACGGTGGGGAGAAACCCCAGCGAGTGCGTAAAAAGCTTCTAACAgaactgtgacttttttttactCTTCAGAGAAGCCATACTGGTGAAAGTGTGTCTATTTGTCTTGACTGTGGCAAATCCATTCATCGGGAGAGCCTCCTTGGGTTTGCACCAAAGAAACCCAATCTGAGGAAGGACCTTACAGAGTCTCTGAATGAGAAAAACTTCTGTCAGTGATCCGCTCTTGTGGTATCCCGGGGCACCCACACAAGTGAAAAAGCCCCTGGAGTCTGGAAAAAGCCTTGTCGGAAACTCTCCTACCTTATCGGGTCCCAAAGAACGTACTCTGCGGAGAACTTTTTGCCAGTGAGAGATCTAAGTGTGTGAACTGTGTACATATAATAGGTATGAAGAGAACTGTTCTCATAGTTAGTTGGCCCGTATGGCAGAGGTGACTTTTAATGGAGTCAGTATGTAAACAGTGTTTAGATCCCCAGGAGCTCGTTCTGGGAGGAGTGAGGGCAGGTCGCGGTGGGCCTCATGGGTAACTCAGGTAAAGATGCTTTTCTTTTATCGGAACCACTTAATGGTTACTTTCGCTTTTTACAATTTGGAAATCCAATAAAGGAAAGGACCGTAACCTTGTGATAGAAGGCGTGACATGTGTTACTGTTGGGGGAAAGGATTGTATTGACTTTGCCTCTGTCCCTTTTTTATTCTTGACCAGAATGGGGACTAGCGTGTTGATGGTAGCCTGGGAACCATTTGCTAGTAGTGAAAAGAACTGAACGGCCAGGGAGGAGTGACCCTAGATCGAAACTGTCCCCCCAGGTTCCTCCTGCGGAGGGCCAACCTCATAAAGAGGCAGAGTAGTCAGCTTTTGTATTTTAGTGTGAGTTAAGGCATCCCCTCAAAAGTTTCCTTTCCCTGAAATACCTTTGAGATGATCGCTGGTTTTCGAAACCTCAGCTTTAGAGATTGATTTCTTTCCAACTCAGAAGTGCAAATTTCAGCAGAACCGTCATGACGTTGCTAGCGTGCACGTTGTTGGGACCTTATCACGTCTCTTTCAGTGATGAGACCCGCTCTTCAGATCCTCGCAGGCTGATTaagggaaaccaaaagaaaggtTTAAGCCTGAGTAGGCACAGAAAAGAACACATAATGATGCATTATTAATGGAGGAGCTAAACTTCTTGATTCTGATTATCCCGACTCCAAAGCTGGTGTTCTTTTCACTCTGTTAACCCTGCTGTTGATAGCAAATCAAGCCCCATAATGATACGCTTTTCGTTTATTTCAGTTCTGCCAAGAAAAGAGAATACTTTTTATTCCCAGGGAAAGGATTGCAGTCACCACAACGCAAGGTATCTGTTTGGCTTGGAGTGTAGGATTCTAAATGCTAGAAGGGAAAAGTAGTTGGCAAATTCATCAGAGGTTTAAGGATGAGCACGTATCTGCAATTTACCAGGATAATTATGATGATCTTTAACATTCTCTAGAAATACTATCATTAATCCAGGGATTATTAATGGACAATTCTGAGgggttttttccttctctcagattGAAAGACATTTACTATAAATCCTTAAGATTCCTCCAGTATCTGGGACTATAGACTGGTGAGTCAGTATGTTGTTGCTAGTCTGGGTTCTCTGGTTTATTTTAACAAATCCCCGAACTCCAGAGTGTTGGCATTCGGACTCATGGGTGACCTTGTGTGTGGCTCTAAGCTTTGATCCTAATGACTGGTGGATGATCTTGATAATCTTAGGGTCAGTGGATAGAGCATATAGTGATAATAAGGAATCTGATTCTaggggattttttgtttgtgttttcgtttttgcttttttgtttttttgtgtttgaaaaCAATTGCTGGAAGTTTATTCGATCTGACGTGTTTTAGTAATTTTCACACACAGCTCTTACACCATGAAAAGTGGCCCAGTGTGACAAAACACGCAAGATGTATTTGTTTCTCTTCGGTGCAAATCATGCCCGTCACTAGTGTATGTTTGACAGTTGTAATACTTAAAATAGTATTGGGCGCATGGCCTGGTGGTGATGACAGTTAGTCCGTGTGGCTACTTGTTAGTCATTAGAACttggagaaggggacagagtttGTATCGTCGCCAGGGCAGTGACTCGCCCCTTCTTTCAACTAATCTTTCCGGTAATTGTCTCTCGTCTTTAAGTAAATTAAGGATGGACCATCCCTCAAAAGGAGAACATTAGGGGTATGAGACAGGTCTGAGGGTGAGGGCTTTTAACTGGGGGGGAAAAGGTGTTGGTGTTGTTCATAGAGCATAACCTGAGGTTGGAGAGGACCACTTGGGAGCCTGTAACCAAAACTAGAAGGTAACTTCTGGGATGGATGGAGGTTCTCTTGAGACAGTGCCAACCTAAGTCTACCTCAGGTAAGTAGTTAGAGTACCTTTCAGGATTTCAGACCAAACGAGACACTTGTATTCAGTCAATGTATTCCTAtgctttaatgtttttgttttcccttaattcttaaataaacttttattctgAAAACCTCTATTTTTGTCTCTACTAAGAAAAGGCATTTCCCCTACACTTGCGTTAGAATAAAGCCGATATGGAGGAATCCTTCCGCAGTGGACACGGATCAGATCATTGCAATGCCCACGTGAGTATCTTAGAATGTTGCCAGCTCTACCTtaattaaatacacagaacaaaggACTAAAGTTGACGTTCACATGGCCCTTCGGCCTGGTAGAGGCGATCAGGGCCATTAGAACGGCTCTAGAGTTCCAGGAGTTTTTGAGGCGAAAGCGGAGAAGTGAACAGAAACCTGGAAGGAATATTGTCTCTGCTCTGCTGGGGATACTGGATCCTTCTGGAGCCTCTGCCGGGCATTACCTAACTAACACAGGAGAGAGTCACCGCTGAAACTGACCATGTTTGGGGCTAAAATTCAGTAACAGCAAAACATCTGTTTATGTGAGTAACCTGCAACCTCAGACTCAAGacaaattttgaatttgaatttagaaTCCGCCCGGGGCGCAGTTCTACCTCTCCCCTTGGCGGAGTGGTGTCGGCGGGGTGGCACCGAGTTCCCCCCCCCGTTGTCACGTGTGCCTCCGTTTGTATCTGTTTGCTCCCCTAATGGAATAGGTTTCAGGGTTTTAAGTGGCTTTTTCATTGTGAGGAAACAAGAGGGAGGTATGACAGCCAGCGGAcgaaaaggggaagggaaaatggcCCAGCTTCGGCTTGTTTTCCTTCTGGCTTGCGGGTAGAGAGGTGTGCCCCAACGAGGCCTGCAGCCCTCCTGCTGCTCTGTCCCCCGCCCGACATTCAGGTGGGCAGTGCTGAGACGAGCCTGGGGAAGCAGCCATTTCCCTTGCGAGTGACGGGGACAGAAGTGCTGTCTCGGGAAGTGGAAGAACGAAGGTGCGTCCCAGCGCCCACAGAGGCCTTCAGTGTTTGTCGAAAATAGTTCTTTCTCCttgagggaaaaaacaaagcttGTCACGCGGTAGAAGCTTGCTGTTTCATGCCCCAGGCGACAGCTTTGGCCTCGCCTTCCAGTTGGACTCTAGAAGCGGTGGGGCAAGCTGAAAGCGGTTGACCCTGGCCGAGGCCGTCCTTCCGTCCTTCTGTCCGGCAGGGGAACCTTGACACGGAGGGGCTGCACCTGCTAAGGTCAAGTAACTGGCGGTTAAGGTctagggaggaaaggagaggaccCGTGGGGTAGCTCCTGTTTATTACGTTCCGTGCCCATTTTGGGAAATCTCCGCAGCCCTCGCGTACCTTAACTCCTGGCTCAGAAGGTTGTCTTAACGTATCTGAAAACGAGGAGGAGCCTTCGTATGAAATCCTAAGTGGACCTTCCTGGTTGAATCCAGCCCCCGTTCTAAACGGGGAGCCCCGACGTGCGGGCGGAGGACGTTGGAGCTGCTCGTGGTCGGTTCGGGGACGGCAAGGCCTTAGGGTTCGCCAGTGGGCGGTACAAACCCTGTGTTTCTGGCCGAGCGGGGGACTGACGGAGTTTGGAACAGTCGCCGCcggcctcctctgccctcctcggCGCCCCCATCGGATCACCTACACGGAAAAACAAAATCTGGCAGTCAGGGCCCTCCTGACCGCTTCAGCACAAATCTTTTTATCTATCCCGCCTTTCTTCTCCCAGAGGGATAAATGTGCTGACTCCTTTAACCTGCCCAGCCCATGCTGCCACCGCCTCTGGAACCTActtcatttgtcttttctgtaggtttttaaaattcatttccttcatgGAGATTTTCCCTCGTGTGTTCAAATATGTGCAGATGCCCTTTCGTACCcggtttaaaaaagaagaaaaggtttgGGTTGCCTTTAATCGgctggtgttttttttctttcttcttccccttccaaaATTTACCAGCTTAAAGTCTATACTGCTTCCATTTCCAAGTGTTCATTTCCTATCATGCTACAATCTGCCTTCTCTCAATTTTCTACTTAGCTGCTTTCCCAAAGATCGCTGATCTTTCAGCCGAAGTGCAAGATGTGCTCTCCAGTACTGCAATTCATCTGCCTGCCTCTTTTCTCGTCTCTAGCAACGGGGGAAGGCATGGATTCTCACCCCGGCTTCCTTCCGGACAtctgttttcctctccccacGCCCTCACGCCCCCCACGCCCTCTGGCCACGCCCCCAACCCTCTGGCCACGCCCCTGCCACGGAGCACCCACGAGGGGATGCGCTGATTCCTCCCCGCCTCCCAGCGATTCTGTGGCGGGTGAGGAGGCTTCGTGTTGCCCCTGCCATCTAGGGCTTGTGGTTCGCATTTCTCCGTCCTCCATTCGCGCTCCCCTCACTGCGGCCCCTCCACGCCTActccctgtgtctgtgtgttgggCCCAGTTATGTGTGCCTGAgttcctgtgtgtgtttgtgtctgaaCCTGTGTCCCTGTGAATGGGGGTCTCCCGGGCTGGCCTGGCCGCAGCTCTGCAATGAGAACCACATGTATAAAATGTGTCGTGTGCTTCCGCTGagttctgtgtgtatatatgatatgTTTAAAATCTTGTGCATTGTTTTGTCGGTGTTAACAGTGTAAATTAAACGGAAAACCACTGGAAGGTGTTCACTACACACACGGAAGAGATCAAGAGTTCCTTTTCCTCCAAAGACAGTAGATAAAGCAAAACGCAAAGTGCAGAAACAGATCTGCATTATATAGGAATTTACTGTACTTAAAAAGTGTCATTTTGGATTAGTGCAGAAAG
This window contains:
- the ZNF322 gene encoding zinc finger protein 322, whose protein sequence is MCASEERYNQRTQKRKIYHGCPQKGKKIFIHVHEITQIDDQLYQCLEREQNLCERLALIMCERSHTGEKPYRCDMCEKTFVQSSELLSHQRVHNYEKPYKCSKCEKSFWHHLALSGHQRTHAGKKFYTCDICGKNFGQSSDLLVHQRSHTGEKPYLCSECDKCFSRSTNLIRHRRTHTGEKPFKCLECEKAFSGKSDLISHQRTHTGERPYKCNKCEKSYRHRSAFIVHKRVHTGEKPYKCGACDKCFGQKSDLIVHQRVHTGEKPYKCLECMRSFTRSANLIRHQATHTHTFKCLEYEKSFSCGSDLIVHQRIHMDEKPPQWSTCEGGFLLGMDFVAQQKMRTQTEELRYKYSVCDKSFHQSPALLQHQTIHIGEKPYICNMGDKGLELSPPHASEASQMS